GAATAAAATATATTAAGAAATGAAAAATAAAAGCTTTATTTTTTTTAGGAGGGAAATTTAATGCGTACAACGTTTATGGCGAAAGCTAGCGAAATTAATCGTAAATGGTACGTGGTTGACGCTGAAGGTCAAACTTTAGGTCGTCTTGCAAGTGAAGTTGCATCCATTTTACGTGGTAAACATAAACCAACTTTTACTCCAAACGTAGACACTGGAGATCATGTAATCATTATCAATGCAGAAAAAATCCACTTAACAGGTAACAAGTTGAACGGTAAGATCTACTACCGTCACACAATGCACCCAGGTGGACTTAAACAAAGAACGGCTTTGGAAATGCGTACTAACTATCCTACAAAGATGTTAGAACTAGCAATCAAAGGCATGCTTCCAAAAGGAAGTCTTGGCCGCCAACAAGCTAAAAAATTGAATGTGTATGCTGGAAGCGAGCATCCACACCAAGCACAACAACCTGAAGTTTACGAACTTCGCGGTTAATTAATAAGGAGGGTATAACTTTGGCACAAGTACAATACTACGGCACAGGTCGTCGTAAAAGCTCCGTTGCACGTGTACGTCTAGTTCCTGGTAACGGACAAATCGTGATCAACGATCGTGATATCGAAAACTACATCCCATTCGAAGCTCTACGTAACGTTGTTAAACAACCATTGGCAGTTACTGAAACAGAAGGTAACTACGATGTATTAGTAAACGTTGACGGTGGAGGATACACTGGTCAAGCTGGTGCGATCCGTCACGGAATCGCTCGTGCATTATTGCAAGCTGATCCTGAGTTCCGTGCTACTTTAAAGCGTGCAGGGTTCCTAACTCGTGACGCGCGTATGAAAGAGCGTAAAAAATACGGACTTAAGGGCGCTCGTCGTGCACCTCAGTTCTCAAAACGTTAATCTTCGGATTCCAATATGGAAAACCCCCGACCCTTTGTGGTTGGGGGTTTTTTGGTGTTAAGGCGGACTTGTGAGGGGTGTATTTTGTGCGAGAGGGGTCCTCATAAGGCTGATGAAGACGTGAGAAGGGTGTATTTTGTGTGAGAGCGGTCCTGATACGGCTGATGAAGACGTGAGAAGGCTGTATTTTGTGTGAGAGGGGTCCTGATACGGCTGATGAAGACGTGAGTGGGTTGAATTTTGTGCGAGAGGGGTCCTCATACGGCTGATGAAGACGTGAGTGGGCCGAGATTTGTGCGAGAGAGGTCTTCATACGCCTGATGAAGACATGAGTTGGTTGAATTTTGTGCGAGAGGGGTCCTCATACGGTCGATGAAGACAAGAGTTGGCTATTTTTTGTGCGAGAGGGGTTCTTATACAGCTGATGAAGACGTGTCCGCATTGAGTTCCTTTGAAATTAACGACTAAACACCAAGCCCCCCCTCCATTCTACCTAAGCAGTATTTCACATACAAACCTGGAAACTAAGTAAAAATTAGGAAAAAACAACCAAATCCGCCTGTTCTATATAGTGAATAAAATAGGCACTATGCAACTTAATAAAATTTAGAACTTGCTTTATCATTAGTTCTTAATAAAGAAGAAAAGGAGGTAAGTAGTCATAAAAACAAAGTTATTGGTCACATTTTTGGTCCTGACATGCTTTTTCTTTGCTGGCACTCAAGTTCAAGCTACTAGCTGGCACGGACTTAAAGATTGGATGACAGATAATATCAAAGGCTATCTTGACCATGAAAGCTTCAACAACATCTTTTCAGAACCACTACAAGAAATAGACAACTCCCAACACTCCTTAGAAATAAAAGAGTTCTTCAAGTCCACCACCACCTCAACAAAGAGCAATATACAAAACCACCAAGCAGATTACATACAACAGCTCACACAAGCGAAAACACAATTAAAACAGAATACACTGGACAGCTATTACGATGAACGCCAATCGAAGCTGGACGAAGAATTGACCCAGGAACTTGAGCAATATCTCGCAGAATTATTAGATGAAAATAATAAACCTTAAAGGAGAGATATAGGATGACGTGGAAAAAGAAATTAGTAGCAGGTACAGTAGCGGTAGGTTTAGTGTCTGGAGTGGGTATGACGTTTGCAAGTGCAAGTGAAGGATCGCCATTGAGACAATGGTATGACGGATTATTCGGCAGTACACAGCAATCGATTTTGGCAGATAATGAAGCGGCAGCTAGTGAGGCATTTGCAGACTGGGCAGCAAGTACCGAACAACTTAAAGTTGGTGCCGGCATGCAAATCAATGACAAAATGGTAGCAGAACTCACAAGGGCCAGCACGGAAATTATGAGTGCGAAAGAGGAGCATATTGCTTCACTGGACGAAGAAAAAGCAGCGTTGCTTGCAAACATGAACTACGAAGTGTATCAACATATTTTCCTTGAAGGTTATTTTGCAATTCAGAACCAAGGAAATGAAGCAATGGGTACTGTCGAGGAAAGCTTCCAGAATTACACGAGTGAAACAGGACAAGCTGCAGTTAATGAAATGACACAAGAGTTGACCTCCGCAAAAGATTCCGCGGTTACCGAATTGGAAGATGCGATTGCACAGGCTAAAGAAGAACTGTCCGTACAGCTTGCGATGGAAGAACAGGTAAGCAGACATAATCTGGAGCGGCAGATCACATACAAGTTGAGCGACCTGCGTGAAGCATTGACAACTATCATCAATGAACTGGTGAGTGAACAGCAAAGTATCATCACAGCGAAGGCTTTAGAATTGGAAGAAGAGGCAAAAGCAAGTCTTGATGAAGTAATGGAAAGCATTAATGACTAATAAGCGCCAGCAGAGACTGTTTATAGTGACGATGATGGTCTTGGCACTTCTTTTTACAGCAGAATGGAAAACGGCCTATGCCAGTTCCAATATTAAAACTTTGCTCACAAGTTGGTTTGAAGGGAAGCAACAGGAATCCATTCAAGCTTTGGAAGAAGAGATCCTGACAGAAAAAGAAGCACAAATGGCGATTCTAAAAGAAGAAATCGCCGTTTCATTAAATCAGGCTAATAAGGAGCTTGCCAATTTTACTTCTATAGAAGCAGAAAAAAGCAAAGAGGAACTCAAAAGCTATACGGAGAACCTTATCCAATCCATCCTAATAGATGAGGAAGGTCAGCAGGAGCAGTTTATGAATGAACTGGGGAAAATTATGGAGGAAGCGTATTTGAAGATAGAACAAGCCCGTGAAGATGCGCTTCACCAAACAGAATAGTCCTTTCGCCTGCGCCTGGTTGTGCAGGTTTTTTTTCAATTCCATACTTGGAAAAACGTACTCATTCTTTACACGCATGAAAGCCCTCGCCCATTAGGAAACTAATCGGGAAAGGGTGTGAAAGAAATGACTGTAGTAACAACCTTTAAGGAAAAGCGCAGGGAAAAGCAAATGAAATACGAGCGCAAGATGCTGCGTGAAATATCACTCGAGGTTTTACGAACAAAGGTGAAGGATTGTTTCTCGCCATACTTAAAAAACAAAAAACAGGTAACTGCCATAGAAGAGGGCTGTCTAGATGTAGCAATCGAAGCTTATCTTTTAGGTGCTTCATATAGCAAGTTTGGGTATTATGGTGAAAATGCAGCGCAGGTGAAAACGCGCTGCCATTTGGAAGAGAAATATTTGATTGATACCTTATACGATTATTTCTTGTACTGGGGTTCCATCGGTGATAATGATATGGTTCATGAATCTTTTTATATGACATGCGACGCCTTTGTTGATTACTGGTGGCGCGAAGGCTTCCATAAAGGTGAAAAAAGGTACCGCATGAGGTTGCACTAATTATCATAAACTTCCCCCTTGTCCCATATAGTGTAAAGAGTGGACATGCGGGAGGGATACATATGCAAAGGTGGAAATTCTGGGCTTTTCTAACGGTAATCTTAACGGTGACCGCTGTTTTTCAATATCAATTATTTTCAAAGGATACATGGGAGCAGTGGAGTCTGCCGTTAAGCGGAAAGATTATCATCCTTGATCCTGGCCACGGTGGACCTGATGGAGGGGCGGTCGGCGGCGATGTTTTAGAAAAAGATGTGGCGCTAGAAGTTTCCCGTTATGTGAAAGATTACCTTCAGGAGCAAGGGGCTTTGGTATTGATGACTAGAGAAGAGGACATTGACCTTGCCGATCCTGCAACAAAAGGCTATAGCCGCAGAAAGGTAGAGGATTTGCGTAAACGGATTGAGTTGATTAATGAATCCGACGGAGACCTTTTTCTCAGCATTCACCTGAACGCCATCCCGTCACCAAGATGGAGAGGGGCACAAACCTTCTACCATGGGACGAAACACAAGGAAAATGAACGATTGGCAAAATTTATCCAAGAAGAGTTCAGGGTCAACTTGGAAAACACAGACCGTTATGCAAAATCAATGAATACTCTTTTCATCTTGAAAAATGCCGAAATACCGGGTGCTTTAGTAGAAGTGGGCTTTCTGTCCAATCCCTCCGAACGGGCTTTATTGAATACTGAAGAATACCAAAAATCCCTAGCAGCTTCCATCTATAACGGAGTGATGCGTCATTATACAAATGAACAAGAGCTTCCAGATCCTCCTGAGTAACAAAAAGGGGGATTTTTTATAGGCACATATCGATAAATTCAAGCGGTCTGTATGTTATACTAAAATTGTAAACGAATTCAATTCTGAAAATAGACTATTATCACATAAGGGTGGGGTCACAGTGTTAACAGAAGCTAAAGTAGTACAGTTATTAAAAGATCTACATGATCCGTTTTTACATAGAACATTTGAAGAAACAAACGCGATACAAGAAATCTCCATCAAAGAAGAAAAGAATCATGTCAGTGTGAAGGTGGCGCTTGCCAAGACTGGTACGGCAGAGCAAATGCAATTGCAAAGTACCATCGTTAATCTTTTAAAAGAAGCGGGGGCGGCAACGGTTGGCCTTCGTTTCATGGAACTTCCGCAAGAAGTAGTCGCGCGTTTTGGCGTGGAGGCTCCTAAAGAGGAAGAAACACTTCTATCAAGCAACAAAACAACCTTCCTGGCTATTGCATCCGGAAAAGGTGGCGTTGGAAAATCAACTGTATCTGTCAACTTGGCGGTTTCATTGGCGCGTTTAGGGAAAAAAGTCGGCTTAATTGATGCAGACATTTATGGCTTTAGCGTGCCTGATATGATGGGCATTACGAAACGTCCGGTCGTGCGCGGGGAAAAGATCATCCCGGTGGAACGTTTTGGGGTACAAGTAATCTCCATGGGCTTTTTCGTAGAGGACAACTCACCGGTTATTTGGAGAGGTCCGATGCTTGGCAAAATGTTGAACAGCTTCTTTAATGAAGTGGAGTGGGGAGACTTAGACTACCTGCTGCTAGACTTGCCTCCAGGAACAGGGGATGTGGCGCTAGATGTGCATTCCATGCTTCCGTCCTGTAAAGAATTAATCGTAACGACTCCTCATCCGACAGCAGCATTCGTTGCAGCTAGAGCTGGGGCAATGGCGATTAAAACGGACCATGAAGTAATTGGGGTCATTGAAAACATGGCCTACTTTGAAAGCAAGAAGACGGGTGAAAAAGAGTATGTATTTGGAAAAGGTGGAGGAGACAAGCTTGCAGAAGAGTTGCAGGCACCGCTTCTTGGACAACTTCCATTACAACAACCGGACTGGAATGACGATGACTTTGCACCGTCCATCTACCAAGAAGAACATGATCTTGGGAAAATCTATTTAAGCATTGCATCAAAAGTGGTGGAATTAACGTAAAGCAAAACAAGCAGACCCTTATAATTTTTGGGTCTGCTTGTTTTTTATCCACCTTCTGAACCGCCGCCGGATTCCTGTCCACCTTCCGAGCCGCCACCTTCTTCACCTTGCCCACCGCCACCTTGTCCTTCCCCGCCTTGCATTTCAGAAGCGGCTTTTAACAATAGGTCTTGTAGTTTGGCTTTAAACAACGGACTCTCGAAAGTTTCAGTGATCACTTGTTGAAGATGTTTCTTATATTCTTGTCCGCTCATGACGGTTATCATTTGCTTTTCCATCTCAGGGTCTTGCAGAATTTGCACCATCATAGCTTGATATTCAGGGTCCTTCATTAAATCTTTAATAAGTTTCTCATGCTCTTTTTGCATGCTCTTTGCAAAAGTCTCGGCAAACTTAGGATCTTCAAACGCCTTTTTCCAAAATTCCGCGCCTTTCTCGCTATCCAATGTTTGCTCGATCGATTTTGTCACCACTTCCTGATCCAAAACAAAGTTAGCCTTCATCTTATCGTCAGCCATGATTTCTTCAATCGCTTTTTTTCCATCGTCTGTCTTTAATATATCAACAACCATTTTTTTGGTTTCGTCATAATCCATTTGACCGCCTTTTTCATTCTCTGCACAACCAGTAAGAAGGAGGGAAAGAAGGAGAAGCGGTAAAAGGTAGCTTTTCATTAAGAAAACTCCTCCCAACATGTTATTTCATACGATTAATATGTGACAAAATTAATCAAATATACAAATTTGCAGGGTAGGGATGATGGA
This window of the Sutcliffiella horikoshii genome carries:
- the rpsI gene encoding 30S ribosomal protein S9, with product MAQVQYYGTGRRKSSVARVRLVPGNGQIVINDRDIENYIPFEALRNVVKQPLAVTETEGNYDVLVNVDGGGYTGQAGAIRHGIARALLQADPEFRATLKRAGFLTRDARMKERKKYGLKGARRAPQFSKR
- the rplM gene encoding 50S ribosomal protein L13, with the translated sequence MRTTFMAKASEINRKWYVVDAEGQTLGRLASEVASILRGKHKPTFTPNVDTGDHVIIINAEKIHLTGNKLNGKIYYRHTMHPGGLKQRTALEMRTNYPTKMLELAIKGMLPKGSLGRQQAKKLNVYAGSEHPHQAQQPEVYELRG
- a CDS encoding Mrp/NBP35 family ATP-binding protein; the encoded protein is MLTEAKVVQLLKDLHDPFLHRTFEETNAIQEISIKEEKNHVSVKVALAKTGTAEQMQLQSTIVNLLKEAGAATVGLRFMELPQEVVARFGVEAPKEEETLLSSNKTTFLAIASGKGGVGKSTVSVNLAVSLARLGKKVGLIDADIYGFSVPDMMGITKRPVVRGEKIIPVERFGVQVISMGFFVEDNSPVIWRGPMLGKMLNSFFNEVEWGDLDYLLLDLPPGTGDVALDVHSMLPSCKELIVTTPHPTAAFVAARAGAMAIKTDHEVIGVIENMAYFESKKTGEKEYVFGKGGGDKLAEELQAPLLGQLPLQQPDWNDDDFAPSIYQEEHDLGKIYLSIASKVVELT
- a CDS encoding YbaK family protein — translated: MTVVTTFKEKRREKQMKYERKMLREISLEVLRTKVKDCFSPYLKNKKQVTAIEEGCLDVAIEAYLLGASYSKFGYYGENAAQVKTRCHLEEKYLIDTLYDYFLYWGSIGDNDMVHESFYMTCDAFVDYWWREGFHKGEKRYRMRLH
- the gerD gene encoding spore germination lipoprotein GerD; protein product: MKSYLLPLLLLSLLLTGCAENEKGGQMDYDETKKMVVDILKTDDGKKAIEEIMADDKMKANFVLDQEVVTKSIEQTLDSEKGAEFWKKAFEDPKFAETFAKSMQKEHEKLIKDLMKDPEYQAMMVQILQDPEMEKQMITVMSGQEYKKHLQQVITETFESPLFKAKLQDLLLKAASEMQGGEGQGGGGQGEEGGGSEGGQESGGGSEGG
- the cwlD gene encoding N-acetylmuramoyl-L-alanine amidase CwlD, whose product is MQRWKFWAFLTVILTVTAVFQYQLFSKDTWEQWSLPLSGKIIILDPGHGGPDGGAVGGDVLEKDVALEVSRYVKDYLQEQGALVLMTREEDIDLADPATKGYSRRKVEDLRKRIELINESDGDLFLSIHLNAIPSPRWRGAQTFYHGTKHKENERLAKFIQEEFRVNLENTDRYAKSMNTLFILKNAEIPGALVEVGFLSNPSERALLNTEEYQKSLAASIYNGVMRHYTNEQELPDPPE